The Astatotilapia calliptera chromosome 17, fAstCal1.2, whole genome shotgun sequence genome has a segment encoding these proteins:
- the c17h1orf210 gene encoding type III endosome membrane protein TEMP — protein sequence MEPSLNDTALPTAAKNDTLTAKQTGHSWEFFVAVLVAAILVTVIIAIMVKYQVFRRFLASYRHTRLRESDSISHCDPSGLEVGFTMHGGRGMHPHCMPPVSEEDDDGFIEDNYIPTSERQRAERAAENIEEDTEEEIYDSEFSIG from the exons ATGGAACCATCACTAAATGACACAGCTTTaccaacagcagcaaaaaatG ACACTTTGACAGCCAAACAGACCGGTCACAGCTGGGAGTTCTTCGTGGCCGTCCTCGTCGCAGCCATCTTggtcactgttattattgccaTTATGGTTAAATATCAGGTGTTTCGGCGCTTCCTGGCGAGCTACAGACACACGCGGCTGAGGGAGAGTGATTCTATTAGCCATTGTGACCCATCAG GCCTGGAAGTGGGGTTTACCATGCACGGAGGACGTGGAATGCATCCTCACTGTATGCCTCCAGTGAGCGAGGAGGATGACGACGGCTTCATTGAGGACAACTATATCCCGACAAGTGAGAGACAGAGGGCCGAGAGAGCGGCCGAGAACATAGAAGAGGACACGGAGGAAGAGATTTATGACAGTGAGTTTAGCATTGGTTAG